In Malus sylvestris chromosome 2, drMalSylv7.2, whole genome shotgun sequence, the genomic stretch TGTGTTTGCTGCTGGGGGACTTTGATGTGTGGTATATATGCCTCAACCTTTCGTTGCGAGCGGATGGACGTACGTCAATGAAGTCGGACAAATGTGCGGTCCGTACATTCAAGAGCAACTGTATGAGGGTTTATCCTCTGGGTTCCTCCCCGATGAGCTTCCTGTGTACCCTCTGGTCAATGGCACCTTGATCGCCCCAGTTCCATTGAAGTACTTCAAGCAGTTTCCTGATCATGTCGCCACCGGGTTCGCGTATCTCTCTAATGGCATCTCAACCGCCGCATCCACACCCACATCCACCGATTCTTTTCCATCTTCTCACGGCGGCGATTTGCCTATCCGCGACACACCTGCTCCTGGACCGACACCTTCACCTGCTCCTGTTGTTTATCCTGGTTCCCAGTTCAATTCTGCTTTCCATGCCAATTCCAATCAGCCCATGTCACTGGTACTTATAGTTGGTTCTTTTGTTCGGGTCGAAAAGTTGAGCATATGTGTTCTTTTGATTAATATCTTATTAGTTTCCTTTTTCCCTTTGTTGCTCTGTATGTATGCAGCCAAATGAAGAGTCTTGTTGGTTGTATGTGGATGGTGAAGGGCACAAACGCGGGCCGCATACTCTTTATGAATTATACTCGTGGTATCGATATGGATATCTTCAGGATTCGGTCATGGTAAGATTTGAGCCCCTAATGTGATGATTGTGTGATGTGTATGTTCGTATCAAAAATCGAATTGGCATTTTTGTTGTATAATATCACATTTTTTCCAAGAATTGAACTTGGTGAATTTTGGTGAGGTCGGGTTTAGAACAAATGCTACTGTTTCGACATCATGACTGGATGGTTTTCCATTATTATGGCGGTTTATTTAGAACTTAGAACATGATCACTCAATTCAGGAACCTACGAAGCCTTATCGAATaagaaaaactgaaaagaaCAGACATTTTAGAAAGTTAATAGCTGCTTATGATGTTGATTCGAGCTTCTATTCTATAAGTAAGAAAGAAGCATTGATGGTGAAAAGTGAACGGATGTCTCTGGTGCATACTTGATTTCTTATGTTCAGTGTTAAttaccccacttagtgggaaaatgctttgttgttgttgttgtactgtTAATTACCTTTATATTGTGAGAGGTGGATGCCCTCGAACTGTTTCATCGTCTGTAAAACCCACTTTTAACAAAAGGGCTTAACGTGTGTAGTGTTTCTCTCTCTTGCTACTTCTTGGACAGATTTGGGCCCGCTGCAGTGCAAATTGTTTGCCAATTACTTTATGAAGTGATGGAAGTTTATGTGTCTAGAATCATGGAGTATATAGAATTTGCTAGGTCTTCTTTATTTAGTATAGCATGGATTTGCTATGAGCCTGCTGTTGAAAATTTTTATGATGCTTCTGACTCTGGTGTCAACTTGTTTTTCGCAGATTTATCATGTTGAGAATAAGTGTGCGCCCTTCACCCTATTATCTGTTGCAAATGCTTGGAAACCTGGAACTGAAACTGTCGCCAACTCTGATGCCAAAAGCAATGGCACGGGGTCTTCTGTAAGCTTTATATCTGAAATTTCTGAGGGAGTTTCTAGCCAACTGCACCATGGAATTTTGAAGGCAGCTCGCAGGGTTGTCTTAGATGAGATTATCAGCAATGTCATTAATGAGTTTTTtaccacaaaaaaaaatcaaagggtTAATCAGGCCGTGAAGGCTTGTTCCTCGTATAGCAAAACGGTAATGCATACAAATCCAAAAGCAGACTACTAATTCTCTTACTTTAAAGCCTGTTACATGTTGTCTGAGTGGATTTCATCTGTTTGGTAGCTCTTAAGTGGCTCATAAaatatttcattaaaattcaaagtggaaGGGAACTAAAACTGCTTCTTTGATCCTAGTATCACCTTTTGTTTATTTCAACCAAACACTACAAAAAACAGTTTTGGTtctctaaaagtgcttttgacatgccaaaagtactcccaaacactttttctttgctttatgagataatattttttttttcgtgtcAAACAGTCTGAGATTGCTGGAGATATGAAGAACTGTACTGCTGTTTTGTGTGAGGCTGCAGCTTCCGACTCTGTTGCTGATGAGACATGTATCAATCAAGATTACAGCGAACCTCCACCAAGCACGAAATCTGTTGGAAGCATTGAAAACTTTTGGGAGTCGTATGCAGTTGTTTGTAGAATGCTTTTTGATTATTGTATGCAAGTCATGTGGAATGCTGTTTTCTATGATTCAGTGGCAGAGTACTCCTCTTCTTGGAGGAGGAGGAAACTTTGGTCTGGTTCTCCAGTGTGGAGGATACCTTCTAGTGAAGATGCTGAGAAGATTGATAAGTTACCTCATGAAGCTGTAGGTCTTTTGCATGCTTTAGTTTTTTTCATTTAATAAGTTATTTAATGTTTCTTAATGTCCTATTTGGTCATGCAGTTACTACCCGGGCAAGATTCTGATGCTTATGATGGTGATTACCCGCCTGGTTTTGAAGTCATGGCAAAGGAATTAGTTGATCATGCACATCCATCAATTATCTCTTCATTGGATCTTAATGGAGGAAATTCATCTAAACAGAAAAGTCCCTCATATGAAGACATGAACTGCATTGTAGAATATGTAGAAAACGAGCTCCAGTTGTCTGCAAAGAATGCTTTGACTGAGTTTGTTGGATCTTTTGTTGATGAGGAGGTCGGGAAATTAGTTACTTCGtctaaacaagaaaatttaatGAAGGTGATCTGGAGATTCAATCAATTTTCCCTCCCCCTTCTGTTTTACTGTAACATTTTAGTGATATCTGTACTAGCTCATAGATGTTCAATTTATGATCATTTCAGTATGTTAGAGTAACATAGTTGTTGCTGCAGGAGAATGTCGGCTCTTCTCAGTGTCCCAGCAATAGCATTGGTGGATCTTCAGACTCATGTGATGAATTGAGGATTTCAAGTACAAAATCTACAGAGATGAATCCATCTGATGTATCCCCCCAATCTCCATCGCAAGTAGCACAGCCTGTTGATCATTCTGTACCTGAAATTCAGATGTCCAATTTGTTGGAAAATGCTTTTAAGGAATTATGTTCTCATGTAgatgatatgtctgttgaccaAGACATAAATGAGCCATTGCCCCCTGGACTTGTAGACAAAGCTAAAGCTGTTGTGCCATCACACACTTGCAAATTCCGACCTTCAAAGTCAGATGAATGTATTCCTAAGATTGGAGAATATACTGCCACAGCAATGTGCCGGAAAAAACTACATGATTATGTCATTAGAGATTGGAAATCATTGTTTATTGACTGTTCTCTTCAACAGTTTCTTGTATCATGGTACACTTCAAAGAAGACCCATGCTTATAAGGTATGCTGCTTGTGCCTTTGGTACTCATCTCTTTCTATGAATTATTATAACTAGAATTCCCTATCATTTTAGTTAATATTTACTATTTCTTTTGGTGCAGGAAAAAGCATTTACTAGGAATAAAGACCATCTCGAAAAACATGAGAAAGAATCAAAGCATTGTGACAATTCTGGCACCGCAGGACTTCCTCCAATGATTGGTAAATATACGTATCACCGCAAGAAGTTGTTGCGGAAAAAGTCAGGGTCTTCACCGTCTGTAACGTTAGGTGATACTGGGTTACAGAATGAAATAGTGGAAAAGTCAAAGAAATTACATGTTACTGGAGATGTGCCTGAGAAATCAGAGCTAAAAATTGCTACTGTGATTCCTAAGAAGAGAAGACAATGCAAATCCCAAACTGAATCGCATGTTGGATCCCCATATTTGCAAGCTGGAGATGTGCCTGAGAAAACAGAACTAAAATTTTCTACTGTGATTCCTAAGAAGCAAAGACAAAGTAAATCCCAAACTGAATTGTATGGTGGCACCATGTCTTTGCAAGCTGGAGGTATGCCTGAGAAAGCAGAACTAAAAATTGCTTCCGTGATTCCTAAGAAGAGAAGCCAAAGCAAACCCCAAACTGAATCGTCTGTTGGCGCCACATCATTGCAAGCCATTGCTAAGAATTCTAGTAGTAGCAAACTATTGAAGGTTTCCCATGCAGTGAAAAGTAAGCTGTTTCCCTCGCATGTATATTTGTGTTGCGAGTTCTTTGGCGTTTCTGGTTTGTTGAACAGGATATAGTTtccttttctatttcttttttgtttcaatATTGTATGCTTCCTGTCGGTTTATCGCTCAGAATGGAATTTCTCTGATAAGTAGGGACTGTTTTAACCAGGTAGCAAGCCCATGGAAGGCACTCCTAAACCTAGTAAAAAGATGGTTTCAGCTCACGAAGGGGACCACAATAATGTTGAGAAAGTTGTGAATAGCAATGGTCATGATGTTAGGCTTATAGGAGAGCCTTGTAAGTGTCCTTTCACTCATTCGCACGtgcaatttttatttatttatatataatattatttatttaactcTTTGCTATGTTATTCTTTCTCTGTATTTATGGTTTTGCATACAGTAACTAAGCCATCAAAGCTGAAAAGGTATCGCGCAATGGATGATTTGAAATTGTCATGTCCCGAAAAGATCTTGAAAGTAGCCAATGGTGCTCCCAAGAAAGCAGCATGTAAGCCAGTTGCAGCTAGAAATATACAGTCCGGTAAATCCAAGAAACTAAATCCTTGCCCTAAATCTTTTGGATGCGCCCGGGCGTCCATTAATGGCTGGGAATGGCATAGATGGTCACAAAACGCAAGTCCTGCTGAAAGAGCCCGTGTTAGGGGAATTAAATATGTTAATGCTGAGTATCAACGTTCTGATATTAATACATCACAGTGGTCAAATGGCAAGGGTCTTTCTGCAAGAACAAATAGGGTGAAGATGCGCAatcttgctgctgctgctgatggGGCTGACCTTCTGAAAGCTACTCAATTAAAGGTCATTTCTGAATGAAATCATTTCTTGGATAACATATATATGTCTTTCTGAACATAATTCTGATAAACTATTACGTGGTACTGTTAGGCGAGGAAAAAGCTTCTACAATTCCAGAGAAGCAAGATACATGATTGGGGTCTTGTTGCATTGGAGCCAATTGAGGCAGAAGACTTTGTTATTGAATATGTTGGAGAACTGATTCGTCCCAGGGTATATTTACTGGACTATAATTGTTTCATCAATAGAATGTTTGGTtagttgtgtgtatgtgtgtgttttccttcttttttaccTTTTCCAGTTGAGGATGGGGTTTCCCTTTTATTTGTGCATTAATTACTTTAGTTTGTGACTTTGCAGATATCTGATATCCGTGAGCGTCATTACGAGAAGATAGGAATTGGCAGCAGTTATCTTTTTAGGCTTGATGATGGTTATGTGGTTAGTGAATCAACACTATGAATTTGGTTTtaatgattttcttttcttgttttcttttaattcaGGTCCATAATTGAGCTACTTGTAGCATATAGCATGGAACATTATTTTTCTATGAATATATTGAATTTGATGACCACATAATCTGTGACCTAATGAGAATAACACATCTTTTGGGAGTGGGTAATATTTGCATAGAAGCAATTTCCCTGAAgcatttcttttatttaataCTTTGTAGGCTGGGACCTGGTCATGGAATTTTTGGCTTCGTCGATTTCATTTCCTATAGCATGGAACTTGGCATTTTTTTACGGCTTTATAGCTCATAAGAATAAGATCAATTATTATAGATGAATTGGCTTCAAGAAATGGGGCATTCTGCTAGCTTCTTCGTTTGCTGCTTACATTTGTTGCATGTTGTTGTCCAGTGCATGGATTAATCTTCTACTCGAGTTTCTCCTGTTCCATTCATAAAGTTAGCTGTGCACCACTGGAGCAAAGTAGCTATCATCAATTGGCTAATATTTTCTTTCTGAAATATGTGTAGGTTGATGCTACAAAACGTGGAGGAGTTGCTAGATTTATAAACCATTCTTGTGAGGTAGAGGTAGCTTCTTTAGATTGTAATGCAAATATGCGGTATCAGAGTTATTTTGATTTTGGGTCTCGTGATATGAAGTCATTGTTCCTCAAAAATTGTTTTGCAGCCTAACTGCTACACCAAAGTTATCAGTGTTGATGGTCACAAACGAATCTTCATTTACGCAAAACGGCATATAGCTGTTGGTGAAGAAATTACTTACAATTATAAGTTTCCTTTGGAGGAGAAGAAGATTCCTTGCAACTGTGGTTCGAAAAAGTAAGATTTGTTCTTACAAGAATACATGTTCTTTGATTTTGTGGtctttttcatcttctttgtgTTTCTACCAAGAAAAATATTATTGCTTCATTATATGTTCATAAAGTTTGTATCTAAACGGTTTGGAGAATAACCTATGGTTATGTATACTGCTAAGAATCATATCTTTTATTCAGGTGTCGTGGATCTTTGAATTAGGAAGTGATTTGAGTTCTCTGGTAAGTAATTTACACAATTCTTCCTTCAATGGAGTTTTGTAATTGGATTCTGTTCATACTAAATTGTCACTCAATGTTTTTTGCAGGCTACGCATTTAGTTATGCCATGCATGTTGTTGGCGTTGCAGTATACTTTCTCAGAGGTATGTTTTGTTCTTAATCGTCAATTTCTTGTACTTCATATCAGCTCTTGTCCTGCACAAATTGCTGTTGCACTAAATTTCAGTTTCTTGCTCTCATGTTTTTCGTGAATGCATCTTCCAAGGCCTGATGATTGCAATTGATTCCTTTTACTTTGCCCCCTTGtttggattgtattatacatttggggcattattacttgatgattattcaatAACTACATATGGTCCTTAAAAAGGATCAGGATGCTTGAGAGATTGTTTTTAAAATGTCATATTTGTTGGCAGCCTGCATACGGCATGTAATTATATTGGTTTAATgtttgaatgtggtttttaaaAATCATGCAATCTTGTGAAGGAGCTGGGATGGTTCTTTCACGATACAAAACATTCCCCTTGGCATGCTGGATGAGCATACGTGGGATGCTGTAGATAAGAAGACAGATGATTCACAGCAGAGCCCTTTGGCTGGGTTTAGCATCAATTGTATGTTTATGAATCACAAACTTATTCAAGCAAAGATGAACAGTGCCACTAGCATTATAAGTTTTCAATGGACGGTTTCCATTGATTTAAATATTTTGACAATCATTTTCgtgccaaaagaaaaacaagaaattggGTTTTGCAGTGTGACTTGTACAAGCTTATTTTAACTGATGAAGCATGCGTAATGGGAATTGATGCAAGTTTGATACTCTTTCAGGTTATGAACTGTGGTTGACATCAAAAAGATTGGGTGATGTGACCATCGTGAACATCACACACAAATGAGAATTTCGGCTGCTTGTCAAAGATATACCTGAACCATGTGCATTCTTGTAGGTTTCACTGTGTTGCAGATGAGTTTCTCCCCTTTAGAAACTGTAAATCGGTTAAATGTTTTACTGCTTACATAACAAATTTTGGAACATAAAATCTTGTGTAAACATGCATTATTGaagtttatttaatgataagaaatTTAATCTATATATTGGCTTGAATGCGCATGTTGATAGTTTATAGTTAATGGTAAAATTCAACTACCCTTTGCATTGAAGAAATGTGTGTGTCGCTTAGATCTATGATTTGCGTGTGAGTACCCCGTCAATTTGTTTCTGGGTAACAAAACTAGGAAGAAATGTTTGCATGATGTGTGACTTCTAGGATCCTGCATTATTTTGCGGACTGGAGTGGAGAAGTTGTTCTATGAGCGTGGGAATGTTGCTGATAACGTTACCATAAGAACGGTGACGGTtgcttggtaatttttagatGCAAAGTGTGGGAAAGTAAGAACTCAAACTTACTACCATTTAACGGGAATCCTTAAATAATATTTAGCAAAAGCCTGAACAATACGTGATACTCTGGCTAATTGGTTTGcaatttttggggttttttttttaccagtAGTTTCATTGGCAAACGTATAAATTATGTGTGAGTTGTCCatcccttttatttattttatttactttaaattttatttttttgctttcatttgttgttattttttcTATGGTTGCAGGAATATTAGGATAATCAAACTT encodes the following:
- the LOC126587168 gene encoding histone-lysine N-methyltransferase ATXR7 isoform X2, coding for MPQPFVASGWTYVNEVGQMCGPYIQEQLYEGLSSGFLPDELPVYPLVNGTLIAPVPLKYFKQFPDHVATGFAYLSNGISTAASTPTSTDSFPSSHGGDLPIRDTPAPGPTPSPAPVVYPGSQFNSAFHANSNQPMSLPNEESCWLYVDGEGHKRGPHTLYELYSWYRYGYLQDSVMIYHVENKCAPFTLLSVANAWKPGTETVANSDAKSNGTGSSVSFISEISEGVSSQLHHGILKAARRVVLDEIISNVINEFFTTKKNQRVNQAVKACSSYSKTSEIAGDMKNCTAVLCEAAASDSVADETCINQDYSEPPPSTKSVGSIENFWESYAVVCRMLFDYCMQVMWNAVFYDSVAEYSSSWRRRKLWSGSPVWRIPSSEDAEKIDKLPHEALLPGQDSDAYDGDYPPGFEVMAKELVDHAHPSIISSLDLNGGNSSKQKSPSYEDMNCIVEYVENELQLSAKNALTEFVGSFVDEEVGKLVTSSKQENLMKENVGSSQCPSNSIGGSSDSCDELRISSTKSTEMNPSDVSPQSPSQVAQPVDHSVPEIQMSNLLENAFKELCSHVDDMSVDQDINEPLPPGLVDKAKAVVPSHTCKFRPSKSDECIPKIGEYTATAMCRKKLHDYVIRDWKSLFIDCSLQQFLVSWYTSKKTHAYKEKAFTRNKDHLEKHEKESKHCDNSGTAGLPPMIGKYTYHRKKLLRKKSGSSPSVTLGDTGLQNEIVEKSKKLHVTGDVPEKSELKIATVIPKKRRQCKSQTESHVGSPYLQAGDVPEKTELKFSTVIPKKQRQSKSQTELYGGTMSLQAGGMPEKAELKIASVIPKKRSQSKPQTESSVGATSLQAIAKNSSSSKLLKVSHAVKSSKPMEGTPKPSKKMVSAHEGDHNNVEKVVNSNGHDVRLIGEPLTKPSKLKRYRAMDDLKLSCPEKILKVANGAPKKAACKPVAARNIQSGKSKKLNPCPKSFGCARASINGWEWHRWSQNASPAERARVRGIKYVNAEYQRSDINTSQWSNGKGLSARTNRVKMRNLAAAADGADLLKATQLKARKKLLQFQRSKIHDWGLVALEPIEAEDFVIEYVGELIRPRISDIRERHYEKIGIGSSYLFRLDDGYVVDATKRGGVARFINHSCEPNCYTKVISVDGHKRIFIYAKRHIAVGEEITYNYKFPLEEKKIPCNCGSKKCRGSLN
- the LOC126587168 gene encoding histone-lysine N-methyltransferase ATXR7 isoform X1, whose translation is MPQPFVASGWTYVNEVGQMCGPYIQEQLYEGLSSGFLPDELPVYPLVNGTLIAPVPLKYFKQFPDHVATGFAYLSNGISTAASTPTSTDSFPSSHGGDLPIRDTPAPGPTPSPAPVVYPGSQFNSAFHANSNQPMSLPNEESCWLYVDGEGHKRGPHTLYELYSWYRYGYLQDSVMIYHVENKCAPFTLLSVANAWKPGTETVANSDAKSNGTGSSVSFISEISEGVSSQLHHGILKAARRVVLDEIISNVINEFFTTKKNQRVNQAVKACSSYSKTSEIAGDMKNCTAVLCEAAASDSVADETCINQDYSEPPPSTKSVGSIENFWESYAVVCRMLFDYCMQVMWNAVFYDSVAEYSSSWRRRKLWSGSPVWRIPSSEDAEKIDKLPHEALLPGQDSDAYDGDYPPGFEVMAKELVDHAHPSIISSLDLNGGNSSKQKSPSYEDMNCIVEYVENELQLSAKNALTEFVGSFVDEEVGKLVTSSKQENLMKENVGSSQCPSNSIGGSSDSCDELRISSTKSTEMNPSDVSPQSPSQVAQPVDHSVPEIQMSNLLENAFKELCSHVDDMSVDQDINEPLPPGLVDKAKAVVPSHTCKFRPSKSDECIPKIGEYTATAMCRKKLHDYVIRDWKSLFIDCSLQQFLVSWYTSKKTHAYKEKAFTRNKDHLEKHEKESKHCDNSGTAGLPPMIGKYTYHRKKLLRKKSGSSPSVTLGDTGLQNEIVEKSKKLHVTGDVPEKSELKIATVIPKKRRQCKSQTESHVGSPYLQAGDVPEKTELKFSTVIPKKQRQSKSQTELYGGTMSLQAGGMPEKAELKIASVIPKKRSQSKPQTESSVGATSLQAIAKNSSSSKLLKVSHAVKSSKPMEGTPKPSKKMVSAHEGDHNNVEKVVNSNGHDVRLIGEPLTKPSKLKRYRAMDDLKLSCPEKILKVANGAPKKAACKPVAARNIQSGKSKKLNPCPKSFGCARASINGWEWHRWSQNASPAERARVRGIKYVNAEYQRSDINTSQWSNGKGLSARTNRVKMRNLAAAADGADLLKATQLKARKKLLQFQRSKIHDWGLVALEPIEAEDFVIEYVGELIRPRISDIRERHYEKIGIGSSYLFRLDDGYVVDATKRGGVARFINHSCEVEPNCYTKVISVDGHKRIFIYAKRHIAVGEEITYNYKFPLEEKKIPCNCGSKKCRGSLN
- the LOC126587168 gene encoding histone-lysine N-methyltransferase ATXR7 isoform X3 produces the protein MPQPFVASGWTYVNEVGQMCGPYIQEQLYEGLSSGFLPDELPVYPLVNGTLIAPVPLKYFKQFPDHVATGFAYLSNGISTAASTPTSTDSFPSSHGGDLPIRDTPAPGPTPSPAPVVYPGSQFNSAFHANSNQPMSLPNEESCWLYVDGEGHKRGPHTLYELYSWYRYGYLQDSVMIYHVENKCAPFTLLSVANAWKPGTETVANSDAKSNGTGSSVSFISEISEGVSSQLHHGILKAARRVVLDEIISNVINEFFTTKKNQRVNQAVKACSSYSKTSEIAGDMKNCTAVLCEAAASDSVADETCINQDYSEPPPSTKSVGSIENFWESYAVVCRMLFDYCMQVMWNAVFYDSVAEYSSSWRRRKLWSGSPVWRIPSSEDAEKIDKLPHEALLPGQDSDAYDGDYPPGFEVMAKELVDHAHPSIISSLDLNGGNSSKQKSPSYEDMNCIVEYVENELQLSAKNALTEFVGSFVDEEVGKLVTSSKQENLMKENVGSSQCPSNSIGGSSDSCDELRISSTKSTEMNPSDVSPQSPSQVAQPVDHSVPEIQMSNLLENAFKELCSHVDDMSVDQDINEPLPPGLVDKAKAVVPSHTCKFRPSKSDECIPKIGEYTATAMCRKKLHDYVIRDWKSLFIDCSLQQFLVSWYTSKKTHAYKEKAFTRNKDHLEKHEKESKHCDNSGTAGLPPMIGKYTYHRKKLLRKKSGSSPSVTLGDTGLQNEIVEKSKKLHVTGDVPEKSELKIATVIPKKRRQCKSQTESHVGSPYLQAGDVPEKTELKFSTVIPKKQRQSKSQTELYGGTMSLQAGGMPEKAELKIASVIPKKRSQSKPQTESSVGATSLQAIAKNSSSSKLLKVSHAVKSSKPMEGTPKPSKKMVSAHEGDHNNVEKVVNSNGHDVRLIGEPLTKPSKLKRYRAMDDLKLSCPEKILKVANGAPKKAACKPVAARNIQSGKSKKLNPCPKSFGCARASINGWEWHRWSQNASPAERARVRGIKYVNAEYQRSDINTSQWSNGKGLSARTNRVKMRNLAAAADGADLLKATQLKARKKLLQFQRSKIHDWGLVALEPIEAEDFVIEYVGELIRPRISDIRERHYEKIGIGSSYLFRLDDGYVAGTWSWNFWLRRFHFL